The following coding sequences lie in one Drosophila sulfurigaster albostrigata strain 15112-1811.04 chromosome 2R, ASM2355843v2, whole genome shotgun sequence genomic window:
- the LOC133835480 gene encoding diacylglycerol kinase eta isoform X3, translating to MAANLKPNTLHVDSLSPRNLTSLSSGLSSACSSGSVSPVPIIPIIAISRDGDETESESEIETEPARIFHRRMSTKRNSNLASIIKEGFLLKHTWSFQRWRRRYFRLKRNHLYYAKDAKCDVFDEIDLSELCYFECSIKNVNHSFQIITPTRSLVLCADSRREMEDWLGSLKMATAPQRPRGDSFLIDQHDILSNHHHWYATSHARPTYCNVCRDALSGVTSHGLSCEVCKCKVHKRCAAKAIANCKWTTLATVGKDIIEQPDGSIIMPHQWMEGNLPVSAVCAVCKKTCGSVLRLQDWRCLWCRDTVHVACRPQMAIACPIGPAKLSVVPPTSVHSISTDDAWDVVSPKGNFSPLLVFVNSKSGDNQGVKFLRRFKQLLNPAQVFDLISTGPSLGLRLFRHFEIFRILVCSGDGSVGWVLSEIDRFNMHKQCQVAVMPLGTGNDLARVLGWGSSCDDDTHLPQILERYESASTKMLDRWSIMVFEKAISVPKTPKMSITTEQEALLTGMVTSANHHLRFIVETNDTQTLISSTRTLCDTVEDLVARICEHHKDDEQLTIKCDILRQKLNMLLDALQEEEMGAHSGDDLIATIRSLIVRGAASSAAAARPSYLNPNMPIEKNEKDHINSKERRNSRSLRSSEKEALQSRANSVKRAIYNVVEHSEPGRPKRYQRKLSITPFEALKIPANNSGESTPCSSPLPIIPPINIISPTMETSRLTCISPLPDTRRDSVDENFFNSINLPAPRQFADSRRSSGVPEVIQEMEEGANGETIYRIGRLSLSGGANIDDAGNRLSPSSDGGDNTPTERKVDFLRVPIITGEPIVDPLSDYRPIEVFERTYYMARELDKDKERKADGDGSDASSIINCDKEDANENEKGETLQPQRALVHTCNLQVPGIVVTPNSQNVYTSASLTIIDTDAQTNTNTEQSSSEELGGEASDVLSAISNEECSVASEIFDKPETGHTLGDIIQNLDASNFTHIDSPETSDETEAMPGESLMDDISSVLGHDITNALADNTITDDTTTLCSEHIGPPKPPRKKSMSALTQSKSHPLRRNSSPPRIARLARMDSDDNPQQFGFENIVFEIDNRCDDQKMREPPRFCSLAQFVEGNDIARQSFKLTLDSNRNNDSTNNEDVVTPTNSIISKAYPNMTMTTTSDELDELSMQTAIKIEIQDAEASSTTTATSTKPLESAMASSTSPTKKSGHGQDVKRITFDESCKKESFDDVNPNYPQISVVVRPPTPLRGDSVKPTTSSSSILTTPSGLLGVRSLNSSEIRRHSSHAPSLSVREYDKDKDRRHSGFNPNFLTLDPEHARFLSSSPAASRRISCGSLFKPNEALPNLQTLKGSKSSLFMGSTLFGFEHFNAGDKEEKLSKDKEKTPTEETSRKLPIINPLVRLPNWPNLTNGTGFISKCLLANADTLCAAVSPLMDPDETLLAGYHEKCVMNNYFGIGIDAKISLDFHNKREEHPEKCRSRARNYMWYGVLGSKQLLQKTCKNLEQRVQLECDGQRIPLPELQGIVILNIPSFMGGTNFWGSSTKKDDIFLTPSFDDRVLEVVAVFGSVQMAASRLINLQHHRIAQCQSVQINILGDEEIPIQVDGEAWLQPPGMIRILHKNRVQMLCRNRSLEVSLKSWQEKQRQHSISIQRDASSTASEHAASTDEVISERECYVLLNFIEAVSSLVKWVKFLIISHPALQHDLYEVACRASEALESIHPQGKLLEGPSLRTKLVEVIDSSRQLYDDACTLLRDRGHSLILREDLETKLSAALANMEMELKKCSVQKCIDGKLRAYFNVLAPNEESDGRRKSRAFWGRLRSGSTAGQQQFKPPLTNTREAANNWSVNEVVTWLETMQLSEYVDSFLKNDIRGKELLTLGRRDLKDLGVVKVGHVKRILQAIKDLSEN from the exons tgCGATGTTTTCGATGAGATCGATCTATCCGAGTTGTGTTATTTCGAGTGCAGTATTAAGAACGTAAATCATAGCTTTCAG aTTATCACACCTACCCGCTCTCTGGTGCTCTGCGCCGACTCCAGACGCGAAATGGAGGACTGGCTAGGCTCTCTGAAGATGGCAACAGCTCCGCAGCGTCCTCGAGGCGATAGCTTTCTGATTGACCAGCATGACATTCTCTCCAACCACCACCATTGGTATGCCACCTCGCACGCGCGTCCCACCTACTGCAATGTGTGCCGCGATGCATTGTCCGGGGTCACCTCGCATGGACTCAGCTGCGAGGTGTGCAAGTGCAAGGTGCACAAGCGTTGTGCGGCTAAAGCGATTGCTAACTGCAAGTGGACAACGCTGGCCACCGTAGGCAAAGATATTATCGAGCAACCCGACGGCAGCATCATAATGCCGCATCAATGGATGGAGGGCAATCTGCCCGTGTCAGCggtgtgtgctgtgtgcaaAAAGACCTGTGGATCAGTGCTGCGCCTGCAGGATTGGCGTTGTCTCTGGTGCAGGGATACGGTGCATGTGGCATGTCGACCACAGATGGCCATTGCCTGCCCCATTGGACCAGCTAAGCTGTCCGTGGTGCCGCCCACGAGCGTGCATTCAATCAGCACCGATGATGCCTGGGATGTGGTCAGCCCGAAAGGAAACTTCTCGCCTCTGCTCGTATTTGTGAACTCCAAGTCGGGTGATAATCAAGGCGTTAAATTCTTGCGTCGCTTCAAACAGCTGTTGAATCCGGCGCAGGTCTTTGATCTGATCTCAACGGGTCCCAGTCTGGGCTTGCGTCTCTTTCGACACTTTGAAATATTTCGCATACTAGTCTGCTCTGGCGATGGATCCGTTGGCTGGGTGCTCAGCGAAATCGATCGTTTCAATATGCAT aaaCAATGCCAAGTGGCTGTTATGCCATTGGGAACTGGCAATGATCTGGCCAGGGTTTTGGGCTGGGGCTCCAGTTGCGACGACGACACGCATTTGCCGCAAATTCTTGAGCGCTATGAATCGGCCAGCACTAAAATGCTGGATCGCTGGAGCATTATGGTCTTTGAGAAGGCCATCAGTGTGCCGAAGACTCCAAAGATGTCGATTACAACAGAGCAGGAAGCGCTGCTTACGGGCATGGTAACATCGGCCAATCATCATCTGCGCTTCATTGTGGAAACGAACGATACCCAAACACTCATCTCCTCCACGCGCACATTGTGTGACACCGTCGAAGATCTCGTGGCACGCATCTGTGAGCATCATAAGGATGATGAACAACTGACCATCAAATGTGACATTCTTAGACAGAAGCTGAACATGCTGCTGGATGCTCTGCAGGAGGAGGAAATGGGCGCCCACAGTGGCGACGATTTGATAGCTACCATACGCAGTCTTATTGTGCGAGGAGCTGCCTCTTCAGCCGCAGCAGCTCGACCATCGTATCT GAATCCGAACATGCCTATTGAGAAGAACGAAAAGGATCACATAAATTCGAAGGAGCGACGCAATAGCCGGTCACTGCGATCCAGCGAGAAGGAAGCTCTGCAGTCCCGTGCCAACAGCGTCAAGCGGGCCATATACAATGTGGTCGAGCACTCGGAGCCAGGTCGCCCAAAACGCTACCAACGCAAGCTGTCGATTACCCCATTTGAGGCCCTAAAGATACCCGCTAACAACTCTGGAGAATCGACGCCATGCAGTTCGCCGTTGCCCATAATACCACCCATCAACATAATCTCACCGACAATGGAGACTTCGCGTCTAACCTGCATCTCACCGCTGCCGGACACCCGCCGTGATTCTGTGGACGAGAACTTTTTCAACAGCATCAATTTGCCAGCGCCGCGTCAGTTTGCCGACAGTCGCCGCAGCTCAGGCGTGCCTGAGGTCATACAGGAGATGGAGGAGGGCGCCAACGGCGAGACAATCTATCGCATAGGACGACTATCGCTCAGTGGCGGCGCCAACATTGATGATGCCGGCAATCGTCTGTCGCCCAGCAGCGATGGCGGGGATAATACACCCACTGAGCGCAAGGTGGATTTTCTGCGGGTACCCATCATAACCGGTGAACCGATTGTTGATCCCCTCTCCGACTACAGACCCATTGAGGTATTCGAACGCACCTACTACATGGCACGTGAACTGGACAAGGATAAGGAGCGCAAAGCAGATGGCGATGGCAGCGATGCGAGCAGCATAATCAACTGCGACAAAGAGGATGCAAATGAGAACGAAAAGGGCGAAACATTGCAGCCGCAACGAGCTCTGGTACACACATGTAACCTGCAGGTACCCGGCATTGTCGTAACCCCCAACTCCCAAAATGTTTATACAAGCGCAAGCCTCACAATCATTGATACCGATGCCCAGACGAACACGAACACT GAGCAATCATCATCAGAGGAACTTGGAGGCGAGGCGAGCGATGTGCTGTCGGCCATCAGCAATGAGGAGTGCAGCGTTGCCTCGGAGATATTTGATAAACCCGAGACTGGTCACACACTTGGCGATATTATACAG AATCTCGATGCGAGCAACTTTACGCACATTGATTCGCCCGAAACGAGCGATGAGACCGAAGCCATGCCCGGCGAGAGTCTGATGGATGACATCAGCTCAGTCCTGGGCCATGACATAACCAATGCGCTGGCGGATAATACGATAACGGATGACACAACCACACTCTGCTCCGAGCACATTGGTCCACCAAAGCCGCCGCGCAAAAAGTCGATGAGCGCCTTAACACAATCGAAATCGCATCCTTTGAGACGTAACTCATCGCCACCGCGAATTGCGCGATTGGCGCGCATGGACAGCGATGATAATCCGCAGCAGTTTGGCTTTGAGAACATTGTGTTTGAGATCGATAATCGCTGCGATGATCAGAAGATGCGTGAGCCGCCACGTTTCTGCAGCCTGGCGCAGTTCGTGGAAGGTAACGATATAGCGCGACAAAGTTTCAAG CTAACACTCGatagcaacagaaacaacgaCAGCACCAACAACGAAGATGTGGTAACGCCCACAAATTCAATCATATCAAAGGCGTATCCGAACATGACAATGACTACGACTAGCGATGAACTGGATGAACTGTCAATGCAAACAGcgattaaaattgaaatacaagATGCTGAGGCatcgtcaacaacaacagcgacatcAACGAAACCACTTGAATCGGCAATGGCATCATCGACGTCGCCCACGAAGAAATCTGGTCATGGACAAGATGTAAAGCGCATTACTTTTGATGAGTCGTGTAAGAAAGAATCCTTTGATGATGTAAATCCCAACTATCCACAGATAAGTGTTGTTGTAAGACCACCAACACCATTGCGCGGTGACTCCGTCAAACCCacaacgtcgtcgtcatccATCCTGACGACGCCGTCGGGTCTGCTCGGCGTGCGATCATTGAACTCCTCGGAGATCCGACGACACTCGAGTCATGCGCCCAGCTTATCTGTCCGCGAATATGACAAGGATAAAGATCGTCGCCATTCCGGTTTCAATCCAAATTTCTTAACATTGGATCCGGAGCATGCGCGCTTCCTCAGCAGTTCACCAGCGGCTAGTCGTAGAATTAGCTGTGGCAGTCTCTTCAAG CCGAACGAAGCATTACCAAATCTGCAGACGCTCAAGGGCTCCAAGTCGAGTCTATTCATGGGCTCCACTCTCTTTGGTTTCGAGCACTTTAATGCGGGCGATAAGGAGGAAAAGCTCAGCAAGGATAAGGAGAAGACGCCGACGGAAGAAACCAGCCGCAAGCTGCCTATTATCAATCCTCTAGTGCGCTTGCCCAATTGGCCAA ATCTGACGAATGGCACTGGCTTCATCTCCAAATGTCTGCTGGCCAATGCAGACACTTTGTGTGCAGCAGTTAGCCCGCTTATGGATCCTGATGAAACCCTACTGGCCGGATACCATGAGAAATGTGTTATGAATAACTAtttcggcatcggcatcgatGCCAAGATCTCGCTGGACTTTCACAACAAACGCGAAGAGCATCCAGAAAAGTGTCGCTCAAGAGCTCGCAACTACATGTGGTATGGAGTGCTCGGTTCAAAACAATTGCTACAGAAGACCTGCAAAAATTTGGAGCAACGAGTGCAGTTGGAGTGTGATGGCCAACGAATACCATTACCCGAGCTTCAGGGTATTGTTATACTAAACATACCCAGTTTTATGGGCGGCACAAACTTTTGGGGCAGCAGCACCAAGAAGGACGACATCTTCTTGACGCCCAGCTTCGATGATCGTGTACTCGAAGTGGTCGCCGTGTTTGGATCAGTGCAAATGGCAGCCTCACGTTTAATCAATCTTCAACACCATCGTATTGCCCAGTGTCAGAGTGTACAGATTAATATCTTGGGCGACGAGGAAATACCCATTCAGGTCGATGGCGAGGCTTGGCTGCAGCCGCCAGGCATGATTCGCATCCTCCACAAGAATCGCGTCCAGATGCTGTGCCGTAATCGCAGCCTGGAGGTCTCATTAAAGAGCTGGCAGGagaagcagcgacagcatAGCATCTCTATACAGCGTGATGCCTCTTCGACAGCCTCCGAACATGCCGCCTCCACGGATGAGGTCATTTCGGAACGTGAATGCTACGTGCTGTTGAACTTTATTGAGGCTGTCAGTTCATTGGTGAAATGGGTCAAGTTCTTGATCATATCGCATCCGGCACTTCAGCATGATTTATATGAGGTAGCCTGCCGGGCCAGTGAAGCATTGGAGTCAATACATCCGCAGGGCAAACTTCTCGAGGGTCCTTCGTTGCGCACCAAATTGGTTGAGGTAATCGACTCGTCACGCCAATTATATGATGATGCGTGCACTTTGCTGCGTGATCGCGGACACAGTCTCATACTACGCGAGGATCTGGAGACGAAGCTGAGCGCAGCTTTGGCCAATatggaaatggaattgaaGAAGTGCTCGGTGCAAAAATGCATCGATGGCAAGTTGCGAGCCTACTTCAACGTGCTGGCACCCAATGAGGAG TCGGATGGTCGCCGTAAGTCACGTGCATTCTGGGGTCGTCTACGCTCTGGATCGACAGCTGGTCAACAGCAGTTCAAGCCGCCACTCACGAATACCCGAGAAGCTGCCAATAACTGGAGCGTCAATGAGGTGGTCACCTGGCTGGAGACCATGCAGCTATCGGAATATGTTGATAGTTTCCTTAAGAATGATATACGCGGCAAGGAGCTGCTGACCTTGGGTCGACGTGATCTCAAGGACTTGGGCGTTGTTAAAGTGGGTCATGTGAAGCGCATATTGCAAGCTATTAAAGATCTAAGCGAGAATTAA
- the LOC133835480 gene encoding diacylglycerol kinase eta isoform X2, which translates to MAANLKPNTLHVDSLSPRNLTSLSSGLSSACSSGSVSPVPIIPIIAISRDGDETESESEIETEPARIFHRRMSTKRNSNLASIIKEGFLLKHTWSFQRWRRRYFRLKRNHLYYAKDAKCDVFDEIDLSELCYFECSIKNVNHSFQIITPTRSLVLCADSRREMEDWLGSLKMATAPQRPRGDSFLIDQHDILSNHHHWYATSHARPTYCNVCRDALSGVTSHGLSCEVCKCKVHKRCAAKAIANCKWTTLATVGKDIIEQPDGSIIMPHQWMEGNLPVSAVCAVCKKTCGSVLRLQDWRCLWCRDTVHVACRPQMAIACPIGPAKLSVVPPTSVHSISTDDAWDVVSPKGNFSPLLVFVNSKSGDNQGVKFLRRFKQLLNPAQVFDLISTGPSLGLRLFRHFEIFRILVCSGDGSVGWVLSEIDRFNMHKQCQVAVMPLGTGNDLARVLGWGSSCDDDTHLPQILERYESASTKMLDRWSIMVFEKAISVPKTPKMSITTEQEALLTGMVTSANHHLRFIVETNDTQTLISSTRTLCDTVEDLVARICEHHKDDEQLTIKCDILRQKLNMLLDALQEEEMGAHSGDDLIATIRSLIVRGAASSAAAARPSYLNPNMPIEKNEKDHINSKERRNSRSLRSSEKEALQSRANSVKRAIYNVVEHSEPGRPKRYQRKLSITPFEALKIPANNSGESTPCSSPLPIIPPINIISPTMETSRLTCISPLPDTRRDSVDENFFNSINLPAPRQFADSRRSSGVPEVIQEMEEGANGETIYRIGRLSLSGGANIDDAGNRLSPSSDGGDNTPTERKVDFLRVPIITGEPIVDPLSDYRPIEVFERTYYMARELDKDKERKADGDGSDASSIINCDKEDANENEKGETLQPQRALVHTCNLQVPGIVVTPNSQNVYTSASLTIIDTDAQTNTNTEQSSSEELGGEASDVLSAISNEECSVASEIFDKPETGHTLGDIIQNLDASNFTHIDSPETSDETEAMPGESLMDDISSVLGHDITNALADNTITDDTTTLCSEHIGPPKPPRKKSMSALTQSKSHPLRRNSSPPRIARLARMDSDDNPQQFGFENIVFEIDNRCDDQKMREPPRFCSLAQFVEGNDIARQSFKQLTLDSNRNNDSTNNEDVVTPTNSIISKAYPNMTMTTTSDELDELSMQTAIKIEIQDAEASSTTTATSTKPLESAMASSTSPTKKSGHGQDVKRITFDESCKKESFDDVNPNYPQISVVVRPPTPLRGDSVKPTTSSSSILTTPSGLLGVRSLNSSEIRRHSSHAPSLSVREYDKDKDRRHSGFNPNFLTLDPEHARFLSSSPAASRRISCGSLFKPNEALPNLQTLKGSKSSLFMGSTLFGFEHFNAGDKEEKLSKDKEKTPTEETSRKLPIINPLVRLPNWPNLTNGTGFISKCLLANADTLCAAVSPLMDPDETLLAGYHEKCVMNNYFGIGIDAKISLDFHNKREEHPEKCRSRARNYMWYGVLGSKQLLQKTCKNLEQRVQLECDGQRIPLPELQGIVILNIPSFMGGTNFWGSSTKKDDIFLTPSFDDRVLEVVAVFGSVQMAASRLINLQHHRIAQCQSVQINILGDEEIPIQVDGEAWLQPPGMIRILHKNRVQMLCRNRSLEVSLKSWQEKQRQHSISIQRDASSTASEHAASTDEVISERECYVLLNFIEAVSSLVKWVKFLIISHPALQHDLYEVACRASEALESIHPQGKLLEGPSLRTKLVEVIDSSRQLYDDACTLLRDRGHSLILREDLETKLSAALANMEMELKKCSVQKCIDGKLRAYFNVLAPNEESDGRRKSRAFWGRLRSGSTAGQQQFKPPLTNTREAANNWSVNEVVTWLETMQLSEYVDSFLKNDIRGKELLTLGRRDLKDLGVVKVGHVKRILQAIKDLSEN; encoded by the exons tgCGATGTTTTCGATGAGATCGATCTATCCGAGTTGTGTTATTTCGAGTGCAGTATTAAGAACGTAAATCATAGCTTTCAG aTTATCACACCTACCCGCTCTCTGGTGCTCTGCGCCGACTCCAGACGCGAAATGGAGGACTGGCTAGGCTCTCTGAAGATGGCAACAGCTCCGCAGCGTCCTCGAGGCGATAGCTTTCTGATTGACCAGCATGACATTCTCTCCAACCACCACCATTGGTATGCCACCTCGCACGCGCGTCCCACCTACTGCAATGTGTGCCGCGATGCATTGTCCGGGGTCACCTCGCATGGACTCAGCTGCGAGGTGTGCAAGTGCAAGGTGCACAAGCGTTGTGCGGCTAAAGCGATTGCTAACTGCAAGTGGACAACGCTGGCCACCGTAGGCAAAGATATTATCGAGCAACCCGACGGCAGCATCATAATGCCGCATCAATGGATGGAGGGCAATCTGCCCGTGTCAGCggtgtgtgctgtgtgcaaAAAGACCTGTGGATCAGTGCTGCGCCTGCAGGATTGGCGTTGTCTCTGGTGCAGGGATACGGTGCATGTGGCATGTCGACCACAGATGGCCATTGCCTGCCCCATTGGACCAGCTAAGCTGTCCGTGGTGCCGCCCACGAGCGTGCATTCAATCAGCACCGATGATGCCTGGGATGTGGTCAGCCCGAAAGGAAACTTCTCGCCTCTGCTCGTATTTGTGAACTCCAAGTCGGGTGATAATCAAGGCGTTAAATTCTTGCGTCGCTTCAAACAGCTGTTGAATCCGGCGCAGGTCTTTGATCTGATCTCAACGGGTCCCAGTCTGGGCTTGCGTCTCTTTCGACACTTTGAAATATTTCGCATACTAGTCTGCTCTGGCGATGGATCCGTTGGCTGGGTGCTCAGCGAAATCGATCGTTTCAATATGCAT aaaCAATGCCAAGTGGCTGTTATGCCATTGGGAACTGGCAATGATCTGGCCAGGGTTTTGGGCTGGGGCTCCAGTTGCGACGACGACACGCATTTGCCGCAAATTCTTGAGCGCTATGAATCGGCCAGCACTAAAATGCTGGATCGCTGGAGCATTATGGTCTTTGAGAAGGCCATCAGTGTGCCGAAGACTCCAAAGATGTCGATTACAACAGAGCAGGAAGCGCTGCTTACGGGCATGGTAACATCGGCCAATCATCATCTGCGCTTCATTGTGGAAACGAACGATACCCAAACACTCATCTCCTCCACGCGCACATTGTGTGACACCGTCGAAGATCTCGTGGCACGCATCTGTGAGCATCATAAGGATGATGAACAACTGACCATCAAATGTGACATTCTTAGACAGAAGCTGAACATGCTGCTGGATGCTCTGCAGGAGGAGGAAATGGGCGCCCACAGTGGCGACGATTTGATAGCTACCATACGCAGTCTTATTGTGCGAGGAGCTGCCTCTTCAGCCGCAGCAGCTCGACCATCGTATCT GAATCCGAACATGCCTATTGAGAAGAACGAAAAGGATCACATAAATTCGAAGGAGCGACGCAATAGCCGGTCACTGCGATCCAGCGAGAAGGAAGCTCTGCAGTCCCGTGCCAACAGCGTCAAGCGGGCCATATACAATGTGGTCGAGCACTCGGAGCCAGGTCGCCCAAAACGCTACCAACGCAAGCTGTCGATTACCCCATTTGAGGCCCTAAAGATACCCGCTAACAACTCTGGAGAATCGACGCCATGCAGTTCGCCGTTGCCCATAATACCACCCATCAACATAATCTCACCGACAATGGAGACTTCGCGTCTAACCTGCATCTCACCGCTGCCGGACACCCGCCGTGATTCTGTGGACGAGAACTTTTTCAACAGCATCAATTTGCCAGCGCCGCGTCAGTTTGCCGACAGTCGCCGCAGCTCAGGCGTGCCTGAGGTCATACAGGAGATGGAGGAGGGCGCCAACGGCGAGACAATCTATCGCATAGGACGACTATCGCTCAGTGGCGGCGCCAACATTGATGATGCCGGCAATCGTCTGTCGCCCAGCAGCGATGGCGGGGATAATACACCCACTGAGCGCAAGGTGGATTTTCTGCGGGTACCCATCATAACCGGTGAACCGATTGTTGATCCCCTCTCCGACTACAGACCCATTGAGGTATTCGAACGCACCTACTACATGGCACGTGAACTGGACAAGGATAAGGAGCGCAAAGCAGATGGCGATGGCAGCGATGCGAGCAGCATAATCAACTGCGACAAAGAGGATGCAAATGAGAACGAAAAGGGCGAAACATTGCAGCCGCAACGAGCTCTGGTACACACATGTAACCTGCAGGTACCCGGCATTGTCGTAACCCCCAACTCCCAAAATGTTTATACAAGCGCAAGCCTCACAATCATTGATACCGATGCCCAGACGAACACGAACACT GAGCAATCATCATCAGAGGAACTTGGAGGCGAGGCGAGCGATGTGCTGTCGGCCATCAGCAATGAGGAGTGCAGCGTTGCCTCGGAGATATTTGATAAACCCGAGACTGGTCACACACTTGGCGATATTATACAG AATCTCGATGCGAGCAACTTTACGCACATTGATTCGCCCGAAACGAGCGATGAGACCGAAGCCATGCCCGGCGAGAGTCTGATGGATGACATCAGCTCAGTCCTGGGCCATGACATAACCAATGCGCTGGCGGATAATACGATAACGGATGACACAACCACACTCTGCTCCGAGCACATTGGTCCACCAAAGCCGCCGCGCAAAAAGTCGATGAGCGCCTTAACACAATCGAAATCGCATCCTTTGAGACGTAACTCATCGCCACCGCGAATTGCGCGATTGGCGCGCATGGACAGCGATGATAATCCGCAGCAGTTTGGCTTTGAGAACATTGTGTTTGAGATCGATAATCGCTGCGATGATCAGAAGATGCGTGAGCCGCCACGTTTCTGCAGCCTGGCGCAGTTCGTGGAAGGTAACGATATAGCGCGACAAAGTTTCAAG CAGCTAACACTCGatagcaacagaaacaacgaCAGCACCAACAACGAAGATGTGGTAACGCCCACAAATTCAATCATATCAAAGGCGTATCCGAACATGACAATGACTACGACTAGCGATGAACTGGATGAACTGTCAATGCAAACAGcgattaaaattgaaatacaagATGCTGAGGCatcgtcaacaacaacagcgacatcAACGAAACCACTTGAATCGGCAATGGCATCATCGACGTCGCCCACGAAGAAATCTGGTCATGGACAAGATGTAAAGCGCATTACTTTTGATGAGTCGTGTAAGAAAGAATCCTTTGATGATGTAAATCCCAACTATCCACAGATAAGTGTTGTTGTAAGACCACCAACACCATTGCGCGGTGACTCCGTCAAACCCacaacgtcgtcgtcatccATCCTGACGACGCCGTCGGGTCTGCTCGGCGTGCGATCATTGAACTCCTCGGAGATCCGACGACACTCGAGTCATGCGCCCAGCTTATCTGTCCGCGAATATGACAAGGATAAAGATCGTCGCCATTCCGGTTTCAATCCAAATTTCTTAACATTGGATCCGGAGCATGCGCGCTTCCTCAGCAGTTCACCAGCGGCTAGTCGTAGAATTAGCTGTGGCAGTCTCTTCAAG CCGAACGAAGCATTACCAAATCTGCAGACGCTCAAGGGCTCCAAGTCGAGTCTATTCATGGGCTCCACTCTCTTTGGTTTCGAGCACTTTAATGCGGGCGATAAGGAGGAAAAGCTCAGCAAGGATAAGGAGAAGACGCCGACGGAAGAAACCAGCCGCAAGCTGCCTATTATCAATCCTCTAGTGCGCTTGCCCAATTGGCCAA ATCTGACGAATGGCACTGGCTTCATCTCCAAATGTCTGCTGGCCAATGCAGACACTTTGTGTGCAGCAGTTAGCCCGCTTATGGATCCTGATGAAACCCTACTGGCCGGATACCATGAGAAATGTGTTATGAATAACTAtttcggcatcggcatcgatGCCAAGATCTCGCTGGACTTTCACAACAAACGCGAAGAGCATCCAGAAAAGTGTCGCTCAAGAGCTCGCAACTACATGTGGTATGGAGTGCTCGGTTCAAAACAATTGCTACAGAAGACCTGCAAAAATTTGGAGCAACGAGTGCAGTTGGAGTGTGATGGCCAACGAATACCATTACCCGAGCTTCAGGGTATTGTTATACTAAACATACCCAGTTTTATGGGCGGCACAAACTTTTGGGGCAGCAGCACCAAGAAGGACGACATCTTCTTGACGCCCAGCTTCGATGATCGTGTACTCGAAGTGGTCGCCGTGTTTGGATCAGTGCAAATGGCAGCCTCACGTTTAATCAATCTTCAACACCATCGTATTGCCCAGTGTCAGAGTGTACAGATTAATATCTTGGGCGACGAGGAAATACCCATTCAGGTCGATGGCGAGGCTTGGCTGCAGCCGCCAGGCATGATTCGCATCCTCCACAAGAATCGCGTCCAGATGCTGTGCCGTAATCGCAGCCTGGAGGTCTCATTAAAGAGCTGGCAGGagaagcagcgacagcatAGCATCTCTATACAGCGTGATGCCTCTTCGACAGCCTCCGAACATGCCGCCTCCACGGATGAGGTCATTTCGGAACGTGAATGCTACGTGCTGTTGAACTTTATTGAGGCTGTCAGTTCATTGGTGAAATGGGTCAAGTTCTTGATCATATCGCATCCGGCACTTCAGCATGATTTATATGAGGTAGCCTGCCGGGCCAGTGAAGCATTGGAGTCAATACATCCGCAGGGCAAACTTCTCGAGGGTCCTTCGTTGCGCACCAAATTGGTTGAGGTAATCGACTCGTCACGCCAATTATATGATGATGCGTGCACTTTGCTGCGTGATCGCGGACACAGTCTCATACTACGCGAGGATCTGGAGACGAAGCTGAGCGCAGCTTTGGCCAATatggaaatggaattgaaGAAGTGCTCGGTGCAAAAATGCATCGATGGCAAGTTGCGAGCCTACTTCAACGTGCTGGCACCCAATGAGGAG TCGGATGGTCGCCGTAAGTCACGTGCATTCTGGGGTCGTCTACGCTCTGGATCGACAGCTGGTCAACAGCAGTTCAAGCCGCCACTCACGAATACCCGAGAAGCTGCCAATAACTGGAGCGTCAATGAGGTGGTCACCTGGCTGGAGACCATGCAGCTATCGGAATATGTTGATAGTTTCCTTAAGAATGATATACGCGGCAAGGAGCTGCTGACCTTGGGTCGACGTGATCTCAAGGACTTGGGCGTTGTTAAAGTGGGTCATGTGAAGCGCATATTGCAAGCTATTAAAGATCTAAGCGAGAATTAA